The genomic interval CCTAACATTTATCATGGTATCAGGAACCTCCCCAGAAGAAAAAGATGGGTCGTCCTCCCAAAAAGAATCCAGATCCTCAAATTGTTAAGAGGAACATGAGGAGAACCAAGCAGCAAGAAAGGGAATCAAGAAACACTCAACCACCATCATCTGCAAATTAGTTGCTGCACTACTCAACTTTTGTATTGTATTTTGGCTTATGTCATAGTAATTAAGGCCATATTTTGTGAACACCTTAGATGGCATATTATTAGTAGTGAATGTTATGTTTTATGATCTTTTTTATCACATTGCCTAGTGCTTTGTGCTTTGATGACAGACTTAAAACATTGCCTTTGTGCATTTTTAATGGTATCAGTAGTGAATGTAATATTgtatgatctttttgatcacaTTGCCTACTGCTTTGTGCTTTGATCACTGAATTAGAACATTGCCTTGTGCTTTTTTAAAGGGTATTGTCTTAATAGTTCAATATTTTGTTGTATGAAGTTCTTGATTACAGGTTTATATACTGTTTTTGTGATATTGCATTaccaaaaatcaaattacaggTTTTGCTTCAAATGACATAGTTCTAATTGTACTAAAACTACAATTTCAGTAATGCATTGCCATATTGTCTGAAAAATACATTCCATTAACAACTTTTGTTGTACACACACCAAAACCAGTACCACATACTTGACAAAAATACATTCAATTAACAATGACAATACAAGTGCCATGTCCATTACATAATACCATTACATATTGTACCAAAACCAGTACCAGTACCACATATTGTACCAAAAATACATTCCATTAACAATGGCAATACAAGTGCCATGTCCATTACATACTACCATtacataaaattgaaaattgccATTACATAGAGATTAGCACTACTTCACCAGATAACTTACAAAAACAAATACACAAGTAATCAtcgaatttttctctaatttctcAGTACCCATATGTGCCCACAATCACAACCATGAACCTTTCCCAAATCTTGATTTGCTTGCAAATGTTCATTTGCTTCATACAACATCAATTGATCTTCAAGTTTGGTTATCTTTCTCAAAAGTCCTGGAATTATTTCTCTGCACCTTCCACAAGATTCAACATCCATCCATTCAAAGAACTTACATCCTCCATCAGCCTGAAAAAATAATGACAAATAACTACTGAGTGAACACAAGTGAAGACAGTTGAATTCAAGTGTATTACATATATTTGTACTTAATCTGGCTAAACCTTTCATTTGCTATATAAGCAAGCCAACATTCTGCAAACTTCAATTGCtcatttttaactaatttaatatattttgaaagtaaAAGTAAAATATAGATGTGGTGGGATCAAGTAAAAGATCCATTATTCACAAAACACTGAATTTTCacaacaaaatacatattatgTCTAACTTGATCATCTTCAAGTTAGTGTTGCTCTAAAGTTGAACAAACCGTGAAAAATAATATCGAAAGTTGAAAAATAAGCTGCTGCACACATAAGGTTCTAAGTTCAATTTATATGATGTAgggataattcaaaaattaaatcctTACACTTGAAAATCTGCACCTCCTGAAACGACGACCTGGGTTTGCCTCTGTGTTCGATGTTCTTGCAATCCACGGGATACCACAGTAGCAATTTTGAGGTTCCCTTTCATGGTTTGAACCACCAGCTACTCTCAACCTTCTATTATTGACACCAGAACTACTGTACGAACCTTCCCCATCCATTCTTCTCAACCTTCGTCCAAGCTTCGTTGTTGTTAAGCTTCGTCCATCATCGTCGTTCTTAAACCTTCGACCTAGGGATTTAGGGATTTAGGTTTGATTTAGGGCTTCATGTTTTCAGTGTGTTTGGTTTTTACTTCTGtaatgaagtttttttttttttttttttttgaaatgttttcaggttttaaattaatttgtttaattaatttgttatattaatttgttttatttatttttttaggttttattaattttttttagttaatacttttatattttaggggaaaattaaaaataaaaaaggggaTTAAATCTGGTGCGTCCACGTGTCCCGTTAGTCTCACTAACGGACTGAGTATGAACGGACAAACAACTTTGTCCACCTTGGGTATTTTCACTgccaatttttgaggttgaggACTAATCGGTATCAACCTCaagtttttggggacttttgccgcaattatcccttttttaaaatatatgagctGAAGCAAAATATGAGGCTTTATAATGGAAATGTCAATGAGGATGAGGTTGCTAAAATAGCTTCTTTTGATAAATGGTTGTTGCAAATTGGGGATGGTTCATAATATCATGACATTAATAGGGAATTTATCAAAATTCCTTCAGACATCTACAGAAGACCATCTAATCATCCCATGAATTCTATAGTCGAAGCTATCTACCCTTCACTATTGCATAATTATAGTGACCCGACATATTTGAAAGAAAGAGCAATACTAACGCCAAAAAATGAAATGGTCCATGAGTTGAAtgagataattatgaatatgatacCAGGAGAAGGGATGACCTATTTTAGCTCAGACAGTATATGCAAAGCAAGTATAAACACAAATGAAGAGGATCTTTTGTATCCAACTGAGTTTTTGCATAGTTTGAAATTTAATGGCATCCCCAATCATGACATACACCTAAAGGAAGGCGCCCCTGTAATGCTCCTCAGAAATCTAAATCAAAAAAAAGGTTTATGCAATGGCACAAGATTGATTGTCACCCGTCTTGGTAAATGGTCAATTAGAGCAAATATAATCTCTGGAACAAATATTGGTGAAAATGTAACTATTCCAAGAATAATCATGTCCCCAAATGAATCCAAGTGGCCATTCAAGCTCAATAGAAGGCAACTTCCTTTAGCACCTTGCTTTGCCATGACAATCAATAAAAGTCAAGGACAATCGCTTAAATATGTCGGATTGTACCTCCCTAAGCAAGTATTCACTCATGGCCAATTATATGTCGCAGTGTCTCGAGtaacttcaagagaaggattgATTATAATAAACGCTGATGATGAAGTAGAAGAGCCAATTTTAATCAAGAATATCGTCTACAAAGAAGTATTTCAAAACACTCACTCATCATCCCCCAAAACAAAAGTATCACATTTTCacaatttcttttttaatatgCACATTGTTTATATTTATCATCAAGAAAGATAGTAACACAAGCAAATATTTCAGTATGGAAAAGATTAGTCTTATGGATCATCACCTCCTATTCTCACATTACAATTTAAGGTACAAATTTCATCTTTACATAATTTGTTCAAATTAATGATTTTACCTAATTATTTAGATAGAAAACTTCAATCACTAATATTCTACATAATTCATCAATTACAGCTTACAAAAAATGTTGTGTGGTCCCTTTCGCAACTGTTATCATACATTCACCTATGGAGAAGACATACATTTTTTGTTTAAATGTAATGTTtgttaaacttataattttttttcatttattttattgtaaagaCACAAGCAAATTTATTTCATATGTTAATTTTAGCCCCTTTttacatatttaaaataataatttacatttctaattttctaattttcctttatttataatataaatatcaaaatattatattttacattaCATCACTTAAtccgtaaaataaaatttacaaaactTGGGTCGAACCCGCGCGAGGCGCGGCTTTGTtccctagttaataaatatattaaataaaaatattatttaataattaatttttagttattaaataattagaattgacatttaaatggttgaatttgaaaattggtatttttgagaaaatgagatgcagacatgataaaatagcaaaattgcataagtgaggcccattatccaaagcccatggccggccacacttaatggattttatcatttattttttttattattttaatgccaaataattctaacttaaatctaggtggttacctataaatagatagtgatgaccctcattcacacttaactttgtcagatgaaaactgagcctctttctatttaccctagccgccacttcttcttctctttccctcttcaatttttcgaaccttgggtgaatgagtgagtgcccacacacataaagtggtatctcaatcatagtgtgtaagactgtaggagattccaaacaacaagaaggagaatcaacatcaaaggaaggagagaaagagatccatgttcagatcttgattatgttctgctacagaaaggaatcaagggctagagatctgaacggaatgagtcattatattccgctgcacccaatgtaagatttcctaaactttatatgtgtttatttcattgtttagaattcatattagggtgttaatgaaacatacttgttagtaaatctagatcctggtaaaatatttccaacaagatGGTCATCTCGCATTCTTGTTCTTCGAGTCGATCTGACATTTACACTTGGTTTGCTTATTATAAGCTAAGGTATGTATTACTCTTCCCTGGTGCCTCGCTATTCTCCTTTAGCAGTATATGATTTCTCGTTAATACACTAAGTACCAGTTCGTACATTGATTCTTTGCCTATAACCTTACAGTCAGCGGGTTACAAACATACTCTGATACTTATgaaattaatgagttattccataaaaaaatatgacacCGATTCACATTTCCTTTACCTTGACACGTGACCTCCAGccaaatttcgggtataacacctcaaaaatagaaataatctaatctttaaatgaaaattatagtttattaaatgagaataactatatgtgaaatgaaaacaaatatcataaaaaatagaaataaaaatcataaaaaatgaTAGTTTCTTGTTTCACATTATTTATTCTTAATAGAAATTCTTATGGGTGGTTTCTTATATATGcatttaatattaattgtacCTCCAAGTATCATGATATTGcatcattaattaataaaataatttcatgaGACAAAATGACACCGTCtcttaattaaaatgaatatcTAAAATGTCTCATTCAAAAAATGATACTCCAGTATAAGGTGATACTATTTCATATGTTTTGCAATCTGAAGAATGCTGCAAGTAAAAAAATCATATGTATGGATTCAAAGATTTGAaaggtaataatatttttttacaagaTTTAAGCTTATACTTAGGTCAATTAAATTTGCATTGGAATGGAAACTATAAACTTATCAAATGGAAACCATTAAGTACAAGCCTTTCcataggatttttttttcttaaaaaatagcCTTTCCATAGGAATTAATATACTTAAAATGGatactattaaataaatattacattatataaataaaaaatttgcaaTCTTTTTTTAcaatcagtttttttttttttttttttgtgtttctgATAAGGTTGCATCAAAAATTGGTTCTTCACATTACATGTTTAAAACTAACAACAAACTACATTATTTATAGCCCTTTCCCTTTCTCTTTCTAGTTGCCTTTTCCTTTTCCTCCAAAGCCATGCAAGGTGCAGGAGCCCAACATATGTACACAGATTCACTCTCATATCCTAAAACTTGTTTCGCTTTTGCATGAGAATAAAGCAAAAAAGACAGCGTAATTCTATGAACGCCAACATCAAAATTAATTGGTATGTCCTTGTTTTTTAGAAAAGTACCAAgcaaataacatatatatatatatatattgctatcACTGTATACATATACAAAAGATAAATCAATTAAGTTATCGACAATCTACTTTACAAAAAAATAGTAGCTAGTAGCTCATATATATGAAATGAAAACGAAtatcataaaaaatagaaacaactcacattaaaaatgaaaacaaacTTCAAAATACAAAACGACTAGCATTTAACCTcatatatgtaaaataaaaacaacaaaatagaaataatttaaCTTCAAATAGTTTGTGAAATGGAAATAACTAGCATTTAACCTTAAATATGTGAAATGCAAGTATTTACAAAATGGAAACTAAGAGAGTAAAGGACATAGTAGAAGTTATTTACAAGTATTACCTCAATGAGATTAGAACCTTTGAGGGACAACACTTGCATTTTATCCTTCTTCAAATTCTTCCTTGCACCTTTCATGCTTGCTCTATGTGTTTTTCACTTGCATACAAATCAATAAAGCATTAAGGAGTTGAGGTGGCAATTTGTATGAGTTTTTCATCCTCTTCTttgatttctcaattttttaattttttttaatttatttataattttttatatattatcacATAATTAATGTGTCTTTTTATTTCTAtaacttacactattatgtagtCTCTATTATTATAACTtacactattattattattattatattattatcaatatctatatcaatatatataaaggaaaactTTAAAGAGCTGACATGGCATCTTATATGGcatttctttcaatttatttgCTCTCTCATTCTTTctcatttttcttaattttttatttaatcatttattattttattcctattcctacacattaatatttatttatgtttcaaTTTTATTACAATACTAATtactctttaatatttatatagataTGTTATAAGAATGTGAAAAGTTACAAGAATGTGaaaagaattattattattaaatcaaaCATAAAAGTAATTACAAAGAATATCTATATATAGATATGTATGTATAGATTTGAGATACTCATTACCaaaaattatgaattattatttctttttctttttcttttggaaTCCATCAATTTGTGAAACAGAAGAATGTCCAAAGTTGATGGCACTAGAGCTTTATAAAGAGGAACACAAATGAAATTGTAGAGATATTGCTTTTGGTGTTTGCCACATTGCTTTTGGTGTTTGCCACTCAGAGTTGTTCTCACAATTTAGTATCCATATGTTGAATgcattatttaatattatgcTGCTCAAACTTTCAAAAAAGTGACATGAGTAAGAGATTTATTTGTTgttcttatttattttactgtgcaattttcattatttgcttatttgtttgtcttttattttatttttataatttttttttcattatttggtAATTGGTTTATGCAATTATGATACTTATTTTCAGAGTGTTTCGAGTTTTTAGAAAGTATTTAGTTTAAATCATATTTGGCTTTGTATCAATTTGTTTAGTTTTCTACTAAATTGATGATTATTGAGGTTTGTGGTTTTTCtatcattaaaataaattatttgtatCAAACCAGAAatagtattaaaattatttaatttattagttgaaataaaaaaaaaaagagctaattttttttaccacAATGTCTGTTATTGgcttttattttagtatatatatattcgtTACTATTAATTAACTTATCGTGTCTTTATCTACAGGGGctgacaaaaataaaaaaactaaagttaaattatatttatagaaaaatgtATTGGATAAGTCTCTGATTTATTAAATGTCATCCTCTTCTCCAACAAGACGAAGATAAGAGCTTTCGAATAACATATGTATATCAAAATAAAAGCTCTTGTGAGTGTAATTGTTACAATAGCTTCAAAGTGGTAGAAtctagatatttttaattttccagACGACGCAATATTAAATGTATGTGAGTTTAGTTATATCATCCCAACAATatattaacatgtatttttttttatatatttgcaTATTGTGTGTGGGTACAAATTATGTTGTATCCATGGAAATATGGGAATCAATCCAACTTTGATaatattttgtttctttttattttaagtattgTTAAATACCAACAAGACAAAACTTGACATCAAAAAAAGaagatttaaataaataaataaataaataaataaaagaattaagAGAGTTTGTGCAAAACAAAATTGAAGTATTTGTTTTACAATATATAGTTTGTGAGTAATTTAAAGTCAATATCATATGACGAACCATGGTAAAGAttccaaaaagataaatattttttttaatatgaatttagcaaaaaaaaaaaagatattgtatatttttgtaacgatttttttttaatctgtaTTGTAATGAATTTTATATGCATAAATTTTATGTACGAGTTCTTTAATACATCGCAAAAGTTTTTTAGATGACAATGTCAATACCATTTTTACTCTAAGTGTAACGGGAAAAatcttattaataaatttttttattaaaatagtttataataattaaaccaatgatcttttcatattcttatttattaattattttctctgGTAAAAAGATCATTTATATCTTTATCTTTATaaattaaaagtgcctatctaacagcaatttttggtttaacgattctttttGGTTTATCTGTTTGTTTAAACAGAATATACCATTCTTTAACAGAATATCCATAattaatttgatattattttataaattatttgaataaaaaaatattatacaattTATCTACAGCCTAAAAAAACTGGAAAGTAGTTAAGTATTATCGCATCAGTTCTGAATGCTTGCGGCCAAAACGATCGATTGAATGAAGCCAAAATAGAACGAAAGAACTCCAAGACCACTGCTTTAGGACGGAGATCGGTGTAATCTGGGCATTTTGAAAGGAATCGAGCCACGACAAGGACGACATTGAGCTGAGGGCGCAAAACCTTAGGAGATCCAGCGACGAGAGCCTCGGACACTCAGacacttgttgggttttatgccctaaataaaactcatttcaatataatcagatttacttattaatatagatcagaaataacatttaatgttgcatggttcacatgattatatgtacataatgtatgaattcatctgaaacccttttcacatacttgatcctgtttattgtgctgtcaacacattggaaagtaaacatgactatgtgaataaagtttcctagatttatcagacacagggttttactgatatgataatctacaacagagtttacttgcatttggagaagtgctatgttctttccagagcattggttaaagtaaagctcaggttggatgcatggagtatgcatcggaagggaccgatattgaactttgacttagatttattaaacttaccgtaatatctattcaagtcaatatcgcctagttgatcctagatcaaatgatcttaatcctgttatgattaggctcaatcttgaaaggctattcgtgttctttgatttgttagttaagcctacttttaggtcagggtgatacgtacattttgggaacacggtagtgcaattgagtgggagcgctatcataaacatggaatctatagcttctatctggcgaatagtaagcaaaggatgatctccttcgagcttgaccaaacgaacataaatggtggagtactcatttcacataagctgaaatatcatttatacggggtcaagtgttttaaggaataaatacattgtagggtgtaacggtagtttaatccctttacagtgtagatcattcatatagaggatcattgatcacattaggattataacaatggataactaatgatgtgtctatatggtggaacatatagagcattctatatactgagagtgcaattctaagttctatgcgtggattcaacaaagaattaataagttagtgaattttagtgctaaattcttgatctacttattggaagctcggttatatagacccatggtc from Cannabis sativa cultivar Pink pepper isolate KNU-18-1 chromosome 4, ASM2916894v1, whole genome shotgun sequence carries:
- the LOC115713281 gene encoding uncharacterized protein LOC115713281 yields the protein MDGEGSYSSSGVNNRRLRVAGGSNHEREPQNCYCGIPWIARTSNTEANPGRRFRRCRFSSADGGCKFFEWMDVESCGRCREIIPGLLRKITKLEDQLMLYEANEHLQANQDLGKVHGCDCGHIWYVMDMALVLPLLMECIFGTICGTVCGTGFGVCTTKVVNGMYFSDNMAMHY